In Amia ocellicauda isolate fAmiCal2 chromosome 5, fAmiCal2.hap1, whole genome shotgun sequence, a genomic segment contains:
- the rasd4 gene encoding rasd family member 4, with the protein MSLDVKEKNQVRLVFLGAAGVGKTALIRRFLQDTFEPKYRRTVEELHSKDYDISGVKVTIEIMDTSGSYSFPAMRKLSIQSSDAFALVYAIDDPESLEAIKSLRDEILEVKEDKFTPIVVVGNKTDCEELRRVSSEDVLSTVELDWNNRFLEASAKANENVVEVFRELLQQANLPSRLSPALRRRRETFPTDTGSRPPMNKTNSCSIS; encoded by the coding sequence ATGTCTCTGGATGTGAAGGAGAAGAACCAGGTGCGCCTGGTGTTCCTGGGAGCGGCCGGCGTGGGCAAGACGGCCCTGATCCGTCGGTTCCTGCAGGACACCTTCGAGCCGAAGTACCGGCGCACCGTGGAGGAGCTGCACAGCAAGGACTACGATATCAGTGGCGTGAAGGTCACCATTGAGATCATGGACACCAGCGGCAGCTACTCCTTCCCGGCCATGCGCAAGCTGTCCATCCAGAGCAGCGACGCCTTCGCGCTGGTGTACGCCATCGATGACCCCGAGTCCCTGGAGGCCATCAAGAGCCTGCGGGACGAGATTCTGGAGGTCAAGGAGGACAAGTTCACGCCCATCGTTGTGGTGGGCAACAAGACAGACTGCGAGGAGCTGCGACGCGTGTCCAGCGAGGACGTGCTGTCCACCGTGGAGCTGGACTGGAACAACCGCTTCCTGGAGGCCTCGGCCAAGGCCAATGAGAACGTGGTGGAGGTGTTTCGGGAGCTCCTGCAGCAGGCCAACCTGCCCAGCCGGCTCAGCCCCGCACTGCGCCGCCGCCGGGAGACCTTCCCCACGGACACAGGCTCCAGGCCGCCCATGAACAAGACCAACAGCTGCTCCATCTCCTAA